The genomic stretch GGACCTCGGCGACGTCCGGGAAGCCGCCCGCGTGTGCCGGGCACCGTTCGAAGGTCCGGTCGGCAAGCACTGGAGCTGGACGGCGCTGCTGGCCGCTCGGGCCCGGCTGAGGCTCGAACAGGGGCAGCCCGAGGCCGCTCTGGCCGACCTGGAGGAGTGCGGCCACCGCCAGACCGAAGGCGGTTACGACAATCCCGCGCTCGTCCCCTGGCGCTCCGAAGCCGCCTTGATCCACCAGCGCCTCGGTCATCGGGCCACCGCGGCCCACCTGGCCCGGCAGGAGCTGCAGCTGGCCCGCGCCTGGGGCAGCCCCCGGACCGTCGCCACGAGCCTGCGCGCCCTCGGGCTGCTCAGTACGGGCCCGGCCGCCATCGCCGCACTGACCGAGGCGGTCACCCTTCTGGAATCGACACCGGCTCGCATCGACCTGGCCCGCGCTCTCACCGACCTGGGTGAACTCCTCTCCGCACACGGGGACATCGACGCATCCCGCACCCGGCTCCGACAGGCTCTGGACCTGGCCGAAACCACACATGCCCGGCCCCTGTCCGAACGCGCGCACCGCGCCCTGCTCGCGACCGGCGCCCGCCCACGCCGCAAACGGCAGTCAGGCGTGTCTGCCCTCACCGGCAGAGAATGCCGTATCGCCACCCTGGCCGCCGAGGGAATGACCAACCAGCAGATCGCCACAGAGCTGTTCGTCACCCGCCGCACCGTGGAATTCCACCTCACCCGGGCCTTCCGCAAACTCGGCATCACCACGCGAAAAGACCTCCCGCGAGCACTCGCCGGCATCGATCAGCCCTAACTTGACTCTGTCGGGGATCTTGGTGTCGTCGGAGTCAACTACCCAGGGTTCGCCAGGACTTCGGGCGAGGGATCTCGCGCTGGTCGAGGTAGTTCTGGAAGGCAGTCGGCCGACGGGGTGTGGGGGCTTCCTCAGCCGGTGACAGTCCGCCGAGGCGCTCGATGTTGACGGCGATGGCCGTCAACACGTGCTGGACGTGGACCTTTCCCTGTCCTCGGTAGCGGCAGCGCCGCATGCCGTGTCCGCGGGCGAACTCGTTGACCGTGCCTGCCACTCCGGAGCGAACCGCGTATCGGGCCTTCCACTCGGGCGTCTGCTGTTCGGCGCGGACGCGGAGTTGCAGGTCACGGAGCTCGCGCGGGGGAAAGCCCACGGTGCGGGCGCTGTCGGCGGTGCTGGTGCACTGCGTGCGTGCCGGGCAGGGACGGCACTGGCTCTTGGTGAACCGTGCCACGATCAGCGGGGTCGCGGTGGGCGAGGAGGTCGGGTAGGGGCCGTGCCAGCCCACTCTGACCTGCCCCTGGGGACAGGTGACCTGCTGACGATCGAAGTCGATATGGAAGTCGTCCCGGGCGAAGCCCTCGTTGCGGCGATGCTGGTGCGTGGGGTTGCTCTTCAGCGGTCCGGAGACGGTGACCTGGTGTTCACGGGCAGCTTGTTCCAGGTGGGGCAGGGAGGTGTAGCCGGCGTCGACCAGGTGCTCGGCGGGCAGCAGCCCGCGACGAGCCAGGCGGGTGTGGATGCCGGGCAGGATCTTGCTGTCGTGGGTGGTGGCCGCGGTGGTGGCGACATCCGTGATCACGTTGGGGCCGTCGGGAGCACAGGTCTCGGTCAGGTGGGCGGTGAACCCCTTCCAGCTGATGAGGTGTCCGTGCCGTGCGTAGCGGGCCGAGGTGTCGTAGGGCGAGACGATCGCCCTCGACGACGGCGGCAGACCCGCCCCGCCTTCCTTCTCGGCGGTGCGCCAGCGCAGGTGCCCAGCAGCATCACGGTGATAGTTCTGCATCATGATCTGCCGCAGAGCCTGAACACGAGGACCGGACATGCGGTCCGCTCCGTACCGGTAGAGGTGTTCCAGGAGCCGGACGGTGCGGCGCGAACCGCCTCGGTGATCAGCTCCAGGCGGGTCAGGTCACGCACCGCGGCCAGAACGTGGGTGGAGTCGGTCCGCTGAGTGGTGCGCTCGCGCACCAGTCCGGCCTCCTTGAGGCGGGCCAGCGCGAGATCGAGGAGCCGGTCAGCACGGCCGTCTTCAGCGAGACGATCACGGAAGTCGGCCAGCACACTGTGATGGAAACCGGGGTCGTCCAGCTCCATGGCCATCGCATATTTGAAGTCGATGCGGCAGCGGACCGCCTCGGCGGCCTGCCGGTCGGACAGACCGAGCAGGAACTGCAACACAGACGGTGGCCAGTTGAGCGGGCGAGAGACCCGGACGCCCGTCCCGCGGGTACCAGTCGGCGAAGTCCTCGTCGCACCACAGCCCATCGAGGCGGTCACGCACCCATATCGCCGTCGTGCCGCCCGGGTTACTCGCCCACGCAACCTGCGCAGTCAGAGACGGGACCTGCTCACCGGAACGGGGACGAAGGGACAACGAGCACCTCGACAGATGTATCGGTCGGCGGAACTACACGAGCATGCCCGTCGATCTTGCTGCCGCACCGGGAAACTCCAAGATCCCCGACAGAGTCAGGCTAAGGGCTGTCCCGTAAACGATCTCTCACTTGTATTCGAGACTGCTCGCTGTCTGGTCGCCCCGTGAGAGTGAGACTGTGCGCG from Streptomyces roseochromogenus subsp. oscitans DS 12.976 encodes the following:
- a CDS encoding transposase encodes the protein MSGPRVQALRQIMMQNYHRDAAGHLRWRTAEKEGGAGLPPSSRAIVSPYDTSARYARHGHLISWKGFTAHLTETCAPDGPNVITDVATTAATTHDSKILPGIHTRLARRGLLPAEHLVDAGYTSLPHLEQAAREHQVTVSGPLKSNPTHQHRRNEGFARDDFHIDFDRQQVTCPQGQVRVGWHGPYPTSSPTATPLIVARFTKSQCRPCPARTQCTSTADSARTVGFPPRELRDLQLRVRAEQQTPEWKARYAVRSGVAGTVNEFARGHGMRRCRYRGQGKVHVQHVLTAIAVNIERLGGLSPAEEAPTPRRPTAFQNYLDQREIPRPKSWRTLGS
- a CDS encoding transposase, producing MLQFLLGLSDRQAAEAVRCRIDFKYAMAMELDDPGFHHSVLADFRDRLAEDGRADRLLDLALARLKEAGLVRERTTQRTDSTHVLAAVRDLTRLELITEAVRAAPSGSWNTSTGTERTACPVLVFRLCGRS